Genomic DNA from Lactuca sativa cultivar Salinas chromosome 8, Lsat_Salinas_v11, whole genome shotgun sequence:
GTATAGTAAGTTGTTATTTTGGATTAAattgtaacaatgtaaattttcaaaacaaattttcattttaaacacAAGATTTATTCATAAAGAAATCCCAAAATTCAATGTTCACATATTATCCGaataaaacaaatcccaagatctcaatacATAAAATCCCCCAATGTGTACGACTCatgtcgacgccttcccgcgatcctcactggtacccgAAACTAataacacacaacacggtaagcataaatgcttagtgagttccccaaaataccacatacaacacatacgccactcgaggctacaacaCCACCCTCcgatcgatgtgtctcagcgggaccctccagtcccgtagctcgttggaccctctggtccggtcataactcgttggacccttcggtccggtctgtatcgttggacccttcgatcCGGTATatatcattggaccctccggtctggtctatacaacacatagcatacatatatcacaatgcacataatctcatacatacacatagcacacaagaccctccggtctacacattgataccactctaggtaatgtatagtgagaagactcacctcgggtaactcgaatAATCTCACACACGaatatactgatctagcctccgcctaatcacataaacaacatcctcaaataaataatggctctccaAGGCTACATTAAAtccctttctacaatcccacagaagagtaaaagaccattttacccctccttgacccaaaagtccaaatgttgactaaaaccctaaaagtcaaagaaagtcaaCAGGGGGGAGTTCGCGGTGCGTACCAgctctagtacgcggggcgtactccgacgATCCAGAATCGGGGTCTCAAAcccttacgccgcgcgtactgagATTTACACCCAGCGTAACTCTTAGTTTCATCCTCTtatggattttggtcttaaacggttaagacataaaTTCAAACTCCAGATCTGACTTTTCTAAggtcacttaatccataaagttgaaacctttaagcctttgcatggccgtAAAGTTCACCAATCACTTCAAACATATAACCTCTTTCATCATTAAGCCCTaaactcatgcatgacttaatattcacgtccaagactggatttttatgaacctacATCTCATATTACtctaaaatatggtagatctaagcttatggagaccatttgctcataaagtctccaccttgggactaaaaaccctaaaattggtccataaagcacaaatcaaaaatgacaaggaaagctttgagctttttacctccaagtgaagctcctccctctgtagaactcagatccaagcttgtacTCCAACTTCTAGCGTCCACAAGAACCTTCTCTTCTTTTACACTAACACACAAAGGTACTTTCTACCTTAAGAACACTCACACACTAGCTTAGAATGATAATATTggtctcctagggtttctctcttagGAATGGTGGCTGGGGACAAGAccatatcattccttttatagtccacaaaccacaattagggtttgtatatgggccagctacgcccagcgtaaccctgggtatgcccagcgtacctaggcgagtctgcATCCAAACTAAGCGTCTGACTACGCACAACGTACTCTTTAGTACGCCCAATGAAATCAATGGCCATAGTTTTTCCTTTAGGGGCTAAACTTGACAATTTAGAAAggaagaagggttaaatagatatacttcaatttcaggatgttacaattctcccccactagaaccagactttgccctcgaagtctcatgccgtaAACAACCCtggatgctgctcctgcatctctgacTCTGGCTCCTAACTCAGCTCGGACTCTCTGTGATGTTGCCACTGGAACTGAActaggggcacctccttgttccttagaaccttgatcttttgatcttcgcgattagcctctcaacataattcaggctcgcatccccATGAATGTCCTCTAGCAGTACAACTGTCGTCTCGTTGgtaatacacttcctcaactgagacacgtggaaggtatcatgtatcttgctcaactccgtaggtagctccaaacggtacgctaccttgcccaccctagcagtcaccctgaaaggaccaatgtactggggtcccaactttcccctctttcggaaccggatcactcctttccaaggatatACCTTCAAGAGTACGAAGTCTctcacctggaactcgagctcagatCTTCGCCTattcgcataactcttctggcggctctgagcTGTTAACAACCGCtatctgacctgttgtatctgctttgttgtctgaagcactatctcagtgctacccatcactttctgccctacctctccccaacagatgggagtccaacacctcctcccatacaacaactcgacgggaggcataccaatgctcgaatggtggctgttgttataggaaaactcagccaatgacAAATACGTTTCCtccaaagtccaacacacatgctcaaagcatgtcctcgagcatctgaattgtCTGTTCACTCTGTCCGTCCTTCTAGGGGTGGTAAGCGGTAATGAAATGCAGCCTCATGCCCAActtctcatggaacttcttcagaacctggatgtgaaacgtacatctcgatctgacacaattgaGATTGGTACTCTATGtcgtgataccacctccctcacatacaactctatCAGTCTCTCTACAGAGGagttctcactgatagcaaggaagtgagcgctcttcgtcagccggtcgacgatcatccaaattgcatcgactcccctcgtGGTCCTTGTCAATTTGGTGataaatccatagaaatctgatcccacttccactggggaacctcaagtggctgcaacttgccatgcggacgctggtgctcggccttgaccctgcgacaggtcaagcccctctcaacgaaccacgtaacatccctcttcatatagggccaccaatagtctctcttcaggtccaaatacagcttagtggccccgggatggatcgagaacctcgacctgtgtgcctcctccatcagaatggtacgtgccccgcccgtaaacgacacccaaatccgaccctgaaaggtaataagccctcggctatcggtaacgaacttagATACCTGCctgatcacccgctctctcttgagGTTCTCCAGTCTcacggcctctgcctgggcctcccgaatggtgtccaataccggagtcatcaccatcaacctcatacaaatgtcttgtatcggggcactctccgccctacggctcagggcatcgactacaccgttagccttgcctgggtggtacaggatctcgcaattataatcctttaccacatccaaccatttcCTCTGGCGTATAttcaagttgggctgatccatcaaatacttcaagcttttgtggtctgtgtatatggtacaccgaaccctataaaaatagtgacaccagatcttaagggcaaacaccactgcccccaactccagattgtgggtgggatacctcgtctctgccttgatgcgtatgctatcatgtgccccctctgcatcagcaccgcacctaaccctgatatcgatgcgtcacaatacaccacaaaatcctccatccccttcggaagggctaacaccggggcttcgcataatctctggcgaagtgtctcgaatgaggcctactgcttaggaccccaactaaaagccaaatccatctcatcgtagcAATTAGAGCCCGCATCCCATCAAACttcggtggcttcgtgttgctgaactcccagtaCAGCAACGAGTCGTCCCCCTGAGGTCTAACAGTAGCCACAACCGCAGTAGATGCATCAACCGCAGCCTCAGTAACCGCTGTGTATCTCTCCTCAAATGTCTCAataaggtggtcttgatagacccaaacatctctggtatctctgcgcGGATAgtcgcagccacctcatcgtggatgaTCTGACGAAGCTCGTCGTCACTCACGCCGCTCGTCTCTGGTCTGtggtgtgtcccaaccatgatgtctctgaaatacaacataaaaatatctgagactcgctcgagtatactcgcacCTGATAACTctaccctacttgttccttagtaccctaaggattcttacttggactgtgcactgatccagtgtcttcagtagtacgagccctatactaccatccacaccgcatcagtattcaccccaagtcctcctcctaggatcccagatcacaagtactctaatcTCACTATGCATAGGCTACTCTCCAGCAGACCTCTcgtaagctcctcgctgctacctactcactctcaagcatctcatagtagcagtaatctgctaggctaaggcatcacaaatcaggccactctagtcttattatgaatacctagcctactctaacatgcataacatatcatatcatatctcataacacataatgtaagcgtattttgggaaatcaccatttgggcgctgactgatcgtacacactactcTGTTCTGCTCGTTTCAAAACCCTTTTACTCTTTTAGGAAAGTTGTTTTATTGTGataaatttctcaaatcctcagtttgagttcagatacgcccgaaggtgcatccgattccctcaaaccaaggctctaataccaacttgtaacaacttaaattttcaaaataatttttcattttaaacacataattcatTCATAAAGAAATCCCAAAATTCAATGTTCACATATTATCCAaataaaacaaatcccaagatctcaatacATAAAATCCCCAGTGTGTACAactcatgtcggcgccttcctgcgatcctcactggtacctaaaacacataacacacaacatggtaagcataaatgcttagtgacttccccaaaataccacatacaacacatacgccactcgaggctacaacacgaccctctggtcgatgtgtctcagtgggaccctccagtcccatagctcattggaccctctggttcggTCATAGCGCGTTGGACTCCTCGGTCCGATTTGTATctttggacccttcggtccggtctatatcgttggaccctccggtccggtctatacaacacatagcatacatatatcacaatgcacataatctcatacatagacagagcacacaagaccctccggtctacacatagataccactctaggtaatgtatagcgAGAAAACTTACCTCGGGTAACTTggataatctcgcacacgaatatactgatctagcccccgcctaatcacataaaaaatatcctcaaataaataatggctctccaAGGCTATATTAAATCCCTTTCTACAATCCCATAGaagagtaaaagaccattttacccctccttgacccaaaagtccaaatgttgactaaaaccctaaaagtcaacgaatgTCAACAGGGAGCAGTACGCGACGCATACCGgctctagtacgcggggcgtactcccgcGATCCAGAATCGGGGTCTCAaacccttacgctgcgcgtactgagaTTTGCGCCCAAGGTAAGTCTTAGTTTCATGATCTTATggatttttggtcttaaacggttaagacataaaCTCAAACTCTAGATCTAACTTTCTAAggtcacttaatccataaagttgaaacctttaagcctttgcatggctgtaaatgTCACCATTCACTTCAAACATATAACATCTTTCCCCATTACGCCCTaaactcatgcatgacttaatattcacttcaaagattggatttttatgaacctacATTTCATATTACTCTGAAATATggcagatctaagcttatggagaccatttgctcataaagtctccaccttgggaccaaaaaccctaaaaattggtccatgaagcacaAATAAAAATgataaggaaagctttgagctttttacctgcaagtgaagctcctccctctgtagaactcagatccaagcttgtacTCCAACTTATAGCCTCCACAagaacctcctcttcttcttcactaacacacaaaggcactttcTAGCTCAAGAACAATCATACACTAGCTTAGAATGATAAtattgctctcttagggtttctctatgAGGAATGGTGGCTGTGGACAAGACCATACCATTCCTTTTATAGTCCAcaagccacaattagggtttgcatctgggccagctacgcccaacgtaatcctgggtacgcccagcgtaatgagtgtgcgcaacgtactcttcagtacgcacaacgtactcaaTGGCCATAGTTTTTCCTTTAGGGGCTAAACTTGACGACTTGGAAAggaagaagggttaaatagatatacctgaatttcgggatgttacataaactGATTGCTATAAGGGAGTAAAAAactcaaagtatgttgttatcaTGAGTACATGACTATAATGGAAAAAAAATAGTATGTAATATTTATAATGGATGAAAAAACTCAAAGTATGTTGGTATTATGAGTACAGTGGTTTATAGGATAAAAAGtatattattttgttatttttgattAAATTGACAACATATTCCTAGAATAAACTAAAATACATTGATATAAGGGTTTAAAAGTCAAGTAGATTTACTAAGTATATACATTTTTCTTACCATTTTAATAGAAATTGTTTTGTAATGAAATAGATATAATGCGAGAAAGCAATGCGCAAAATGACTTGGAAATGGGAGAAATGTGATGAAGGCAAGCCTTATTTGGAGCACAAATGGCGACTTTTTTCGACCAAAACAATACACCCAGTTAATCTGTCAAACCGAAATGATATTTGTCTTACCATTTTAGTAGAAATTAGTTTATGTTTCTAATCTGAACAATTGTTAGATTGAATTTGACATTTGCTTGTAACGTATTTGACACTAAATTTTATTGTGTTCGGACactttttattataatatttaattagttatgttTGAATATAGGTTTAATGTATTATTAAATACTTCATGTATCAGttaatatttcaaaaaaaaaaaaaacattttaatcattcggaaaaaattatattatattatatatacattTTTCTATAGAACAGTACCCCTTTGACAGATTTCCTTCCGTTACCAAGACTTTTTTATGTTCGTATTTCGATTTACTCACGAATCAAAAGTGAGATGgtcttattttataaatagtggATAAATAGAGGATGGAAATGTGGTGATCGATTGTCTATAATTGTCAAGAAAAGTTAGGGGGATAAGTGGATGGCTATGGACAAGCAGTTAGCGGGTAAACGGGGACCAAAAGTATGAAAAACTCCACACCAAATCCTCTCCCTCCTCTTGAATTTCATGTCTCTTTCTTGCAAAGGAACGTATGATGTCATTTTTCATGTGTATATTCCAGCGGAACTTCTGAATGTTTACGTTCGTAAAAGTAATCTGTTTGCAAAGGAGTTTAACATCATCAAAATGGGGAAGAACATGCAACATAAGGATCCACCAAACATGCAGTTACAGACTGCTAATTCGGGAGGTATTAATAAAATATTCCATGCACTTAATCGCCGTCACCGATGGCAAAACGTCCGGAAAACTCTTCCGGATAAACGGAAAGGTTCTGGAAAGCATATTATAGGTGAGTATTATATGATTTCTTTATAATGTTAGATTTATCTCCTATCTTTGCGTTTAAAACCGATCTCATAATATGAATATAGAATTAGGAATGCATGTTTCCGACGTAAATATATGTATTTGTTCATTATATATCGTAATTCCATGCATAGAGCTACCCAAAATTAACGTCGATGTGGTTCGTTCCAAAATATTCCAAATTTGTGCAGATGGGGAAACTATCGAACATGTAGCCACCACAAGTCAAGCACGTCAAGTGCAGGGTAATCATAAAAAGAACAAATCCGAAGTAAGTGAATCAAGATCGATCATGGTGATGTTTGATTGTAGCCAATTCGCAGTTGATTAATATCtacttttttatatgtttttttagataGAAAATTCAGGCACAGAAGCTGGCCCCTTGACATCTAAAGCCTCCAAGAAATTTCGAATAAGATCTCTGATCTCAGACGAAATGATCAAACGAAGGAAAAAAACTTCACCCCGTCGACGCTCTCCCTCCCCGACACGTTCCCCAAGTAAACGAAACGATAAAACTCCAACAAAAGTTACTCAAAATAATTGTGAGAGTCCATCAACCATGAAGAAAAGAAAGTGTAATATATGTGCTGCGATGTTAACTGTGAGTTATCTGAGACAAAAGGCGCAAGCATATGAGCACCAGAAAAGCTTGGAAAATCGAGATCAAAACCAACAACGTACTTCAACGGATATGTTACGGAAATCCTCAAATGGTCGCAAGAAAGGACTAACAAAGTCTTTTTCGTTCCCCATACTACGTGGATTAACGAAAAGAAAAGATTCCGAGATAGAAGAACTTAAAAGTAACTTGAGAGCTTGTAAAGATAAAGAAACTACCAAGGAGAAATTTATATTACCGATGAATCAATGGAAGGATGATACTCTGTTTCCAAAACCGATGCTAACTAGGCCAGCATCTTTCAAAAGCCCGTCTTCACGCTCACAAAAGGAGAACCACCAAACTACCAATCAATCCAAGACTCTTAGACAAAAGATAGGTAGAGTCATGAAAGAGAACAAAGAGAGTCGTGATAGTCGAGAGAGTCGAAAGAAGGAGAAGCGAAGGATTCTTATGGATGCAGTTTTTCACAAGATTCCTTATGGTAGAAGGAATTCGAAAGATCCTAAAAAAGTTAGCCCCGAAAAGATTAAAAGCAATTCCACCACTAGTAGCACAGGAAGTCATCGAATGGCTGTTGTTGACAACGCAAATCTTAAAAAAAATGCATCCACTGGTGAAGCAATGAGCAAATACCGAAAACTATTAAGCCAAACATCTATTAGAGAGGACAAAGGTCATATCAATGATCACAAACCAAGGTTGTGTGTAGCTGGAGATGTTTCTAGTGGCACAAATGAGAGAAAAACACTCAAAAACATTCACTCATTACCTGCTATTAGTCCCTCTGATTTCACCCAAAACCAAGAGTTTCCAGTTAAAACTGAAATGGAAACGCAGCAAAGTATCGTCAATGCAATTGTTGATGATCAAAAGTCGTTAGATCATTATGCATTTACAGCCAAACTATCTGTGCCTACTCCTGCTATACAAAATCTAGTCAAGGAAACCAAATTAATCGACAAACATGGGACAGTTGGTAAAAATTCTGGACTAGGTCTAAGTACTTCCGATCATCAAGAAAAGAACGACCCCCAAAAGGAGCATAGTTCAGCTGTTGAAACTGCAACAAAGCAAACAAAATTACATGAAGAAGATGAGGTCGTTGATGGAAATCCAGGTTTAAGTACTTCTGATCATCTAGAAAAGATCAACCACCAAAAGGAGTCTACTGCTGCCATTGAAAGTGAGGTCAAGGAAACCAAACTAGTTGAAAAAGATGAGCACGTAGATGAAAAACTTGTAATGGGTTTAAATTCTTCTGATATTCACGAAAAAATTGACCATAAAAAGGAGACTACTGCAGCCGAGGAAACTGAATTAGTTGACAGAGATGATGATGACGTTAAAGAAAATGTTGGAGTGAGTCTAAATACATCAGATCATCAAGAATATATCGATAACCAAATGGGGTCTAGTGCTGCTAATGAAAGTGAAACCAATGAAACCAGTTTAATTGAAAAGGATAAGCTGGACATTGAAGATAATCTTGATGAAAGTCTTAATAGTTCTGTTCATGAAGAAAAAACCGACAACCTAAAAGAGGCTACTAAAGAAAGTCCAGAAATTGAGGTTGAACAAGATAAGTCCTTTAATGAAATTCTTGGAATGTTCAAAACGGTTGAACAAAACAAACTAGACGAGGAGAGTGagcctactttacaaaaactagtGATCAAGGGCACAACAGATGACAAAGATCAGGGTATTGATAAAGACCTAGAAGTTGGCGAAAATACATTGGATCATGATCAAGAAAATGAAAGCTCACCATTAACCTCTGGTCCCGAGGTTGAAGAGTTGATGCAAGATTCAATACTTGAGTCACCTTCTCTAATTGACATACCACAATCTCCATTGGAAGGTATTCTTCATTTAtggtatcattttttttttttggatcacATTGAAAATGTCTTCTTGGGTTAGGTTATTTCACAATAACAATATCACTCATCATGGGGTggaaattttttaaattttatcaaGTCTTCTCAAAAAGTCACAATCTATATATAAACCTAACATGAATCTTGTTGTCTACATTGATGCTTACAGAATTCTCTGATGAAAACCAACAATACTTGTTCTCTATTGATGATCAACCATCTACCTCAGACCAACCATCTATTCATAACAAAAGACCTAACAATGAAAAACCTATGGGCATTAGTGCAAAGAGTAGAGTGAATGATAAGATGCAAAGAAAAGGATTTTTACACTTGGATTTAAACTCAGTCAAGGACAACACCGAGTTCCAATTTGTTAAAGAGGTGATGGAGCGATCAGGTTTTCTTGACAATGAAGTTCTTGGAGAATGGTATTCTAGCTACCAACCAATTGATCCTTTATTATTTGAGGAAGTGGAAGCTACTTTCCTTCAAACAAACAATCTTGAAGAGCTGGATTCCATGAAGGATGGGGAAGCTGCTCAAAAGATCATCAACGACCATCATCTTCTTTTGTTTGATTTAATCAATGAGGCTTTAATGGAGATTCATAATAAAACGTGCACTTTTTGCCCAAATCCATTGATTTATGGTTCAAAGGTTCGCCCAATGCCTGTAGGATACCGTGTTCTGGAAGAGGTATGGGATATTGTTAATATGTACCTGAGTTGGAGACAAGATCTTCAACCGTCATTAGATGATGGAGTATTGAGCCGTGATTTGCAGAAAGGGGATGGTTGGATGAACCTCCAGGCTGATGCAGAGTTTGTAGgcattgaacttgaagagatgaTTGCTGATGATCTGTTAGATGAGCTTGTTTTTGATGATCTATTGATGTAAAGAGACAATTTGTTTATACGAATAAAAAGCTAATTGGCGTATCTTTGTTTTGTCTAAAAGATGCACCGAGATGGTGTAGGATCTCTCTTTCACTACACACTTACACAAAACATAGATTGTATACAGACAAAAGGATTTGAAAAAGCGTGTTATGTATGGGTTATTGATTTTTGAGTTTTGCATATTTATCATGTGGCTGTTCTTTGTCATGTGCCAAGATTTCAAAATGTGGAATTATCCTTTTGGTTGATGATATTTTACGCCAATGATAAGTTTAGTATTGCTAGGAAAGCGGCATTAATTTGCATGAAAGGTAGTGCAAGGGCAATTAGCAATTCACATGCAATACGACTCATAGATAACAATTCATGTTTTAGCATCCAATCACTACTAGACAAAGGAgaataagttatttaaaaaaaaaaaacaaaaaagaaaaaaacaaaaacaaaaacaaaaaaaaaaaacaaaaacaaaaaaaaaaacaaaaagaaaaaaaacaaaagaaaatttaaatAACGTGAGTCGTAGCTTGGCAGCAAGGTCAAAGTTAAGCATTGGCGACCCATGTTGTTTTTAAGACGTgatctgtaacaccgtaaatttcaaaacaattcttCGCGTTTTGTAAAATCataattcataaaaacatcattgtttgaaactcaattcataacatatatcaatcccaagatctcataacataaaaatctcgtgtgtgtactgatgaagtcggcgcctttccgcgatcctcactagtacctgaaacacataacataaaacactataagcacaaagcttagtgagttccccaaaataccacatatcacacatattagccactcgaggctataattctgtgggtccgtgcacccaaactctgtgaaccttcaggttctaactctgtaaacatgaataacataaatcacatagaataatgcagtgcaacacataacacatatatagcatacaaacactgtatcacataactctagttacctactcaaggtaaaatatagtgagaagactcacctcggatatctcagtaaatctctgactcggtaaactctggtctagcccctgcctaatcacatgaaataaatattCTAATTATCACAACCTTCAGGGCTAGGCTAATCTCTTTCTCTCTATTcatcctctaggaagggtaaaagactatcctacccttctaatgactctaaggtccaaatattgactaaccctaaaagtcaacggtcaaccttgaccaaactcgccgagtgtacaactgtgactcgacgagtccacacgtgttcttcactctcctagtcctcattcgactcactgagtcaacctcaactctgaaaatcatcactgatcacaatctgttaaatgtcccgacccaactcgccgagttcggctcctgactcggcgagtaccatcgtgcactatgtcctctagattccctctgactcaccgagtcgcttccCCAACTcaatgagtcaccaactgtgtgattatcgggaaaaccctcgtcctacttgtcgagtcggctattagactcggcgagttcatgccatgctcaagctgaaTTGACCTCTTGAGGCCAGATCCGCttctctaaaccatagatccagcttcccaaagcattataatcatGTAAAGCTatcatcttggtgctcatgcaaaggctcaaaggccttatttgaagatatggcctctaaaatgacatcctaagctcataacctccattaacacccataaagctcaagggaaaagggtctctggacctctttgggtccagatctacagcaccaacacgagaagggaccaattactccatataaccatcctctaaaggggctaaaaagccctaactctaagaattacaccataaattgaagaagggtcgaatgaatacctcaaaatgaagtctttgggccctggaatcactggattagcaccctcttcagcctcctcttgtcttggtactcttctatttgcaaacacactaacaaatgatcaagaattgACTCttttcctctcacaaacgctttatctcacttagggtttctctctggggtctggtagccgcaaatgacggccataagaccctttaaataggccccaaacccgaggaattagggtttcattaaacagtgtggaatTGCCGAGTCCTtggggtgactcgccgagtccagccatccacccggataatgattcgtgtctctactcaacgagtctacgcatcaactcgccgagttcttccataaaacttgaaattcaacgaataaatagaatacctgaaattccggatatTACATGatcattttatatatattaaaaaagataaatcatataattattgaattttatcaagtatatcaagtttttagaaatattataatagtatttaataaaaaaaacttaacaaaaactcaattattttaggctcaataaaaaaaccaaaaaaaacttgtgctttgaaaaataaaaactcaCGCCATAACACGATAATATGCGCCTTGACATGATATTTGGGCGACATGCTTAACAAACTCGTCTTGAACGTTTTCGTAACGTCTACACGAAATCTCGCGCCAAGGCACGCCTTAAGGTGCCCCATAACGCGCTTTTTAGAACCATGGAAAAACCACTATAAACGAAAATTATTAAA
This window encodes:
- the LOC111881052 gene encoding uncharacterized protein LOC111881052, translated to MSLSCKGTYDVIFHVYIPAELLNVYVRKSNLFAKEFNIIKMGKNMQHKDPPNMQLQTANSGGINKIFHALNRRHRWQNVRKTLPDKRKGSGKHIIELPKINVDVVRSKIFQICADGETIEHVATTSQARQVQGNHKKNKSEIENSGTEAGPLTSKASKKFRIRSLISDEMIKRRKKTSPRRRSPSPTRSPSKRNDKTPTKVTQNNCESPSTMKKRKCNICAAMLTVSYLRQKAQAYEHQKSLENRDQNQQRTSTDMLRKSSNGRKKGLTKSFSFPILRGLTKRKDSEIEELKSNLRACKDKETTKEKFILPMNQWKDDTLFPKPMLTRPASFKSPSSRSQKENHQTTNQSKTLRQKIGRVMKENKESRDSRESRKKEKRRILMDAVFHKIPYGRRNSKDPKKVSPEKIKSNSTTSSTGSHRMAVVDNANLKKNASTGEAMSKYRKLLSQTSIREDKGHINDHKPRLCVAGDVSSGTNERKTLKNIHSLPAISPSDFTQNQEFPVKTEMETQQSIVNAIVDDQKSLDHYAFTAKLSVPTPAIQNLVKETKLIDKHGTVGKNSGLGLSTSDHQEKNDPQKEHSSAVETATKQTKLHEEDEVVDGNPGLSTSDHLEKINHQKESTAAIESEVKETKLVEKDEHVDEKLVMGLNSSDIHEKIDHKKETTAAEETELVDRDDDDVKENVGVSLNTSDHQEYIDNQMGSSAANESETNETSLIEKDKLDIEDNLDESLNSSVHEEKTDNLKEATKESPEIEVEQDKSFNEILGMFKTVEQNKLDEESEPTLQKLVIKGTTDDKDQGIDKDLEVGENTLDHDQENESSPLTSGPEVEELMQDSILESPSLIDIPQSPLEEFSDENQQYLFSIDDQPSTSDQPSIHNKRPNNEKPMGISAKSRVNDKMQRKGFLHLDLNSVKDNTEFQFVKEVMERSGFLDNEVLGEWYSSYQPIDPLLFEEVEATFLQTNNLEELDSMKDGEAAQKIINDHHLLLFDLINEALMEIHNKTCTFCPNPLIYGSKVRPMPVGYRVLEEVWDIVNMYLSWRQDLQPSLDDGVLSRDLQKGDGWMNLQADAEFVGIELEEMIADDLLDELVFDDLLM